Proteins from a single region of Manis javanica isolate MJ-LG chromosome 5, MJ_LKY, whole genome shotgun sequence:
- the CSN3 gene encoding kappa-casein translates to MMKSFFLVVNILALTLPFLGAEVPSQEQPACRENDERLLNQKTVEYIPVHYVLNSLNSSPFYEHNYYRYRPAVLVSNQNMPYPYYGKPAALRVLTQIPQWPILPIIYTPTVVHHPRPQSSLIAIPPKKIQDKTVIPTINTIATVEPTLIPPIEPTVDSAVTPEALSEFTVTSTPETTTVAGTSFIV, encoded by the exons ATGATGAAGAGTTTTTTCCTAGTTGTGAATATCCTGGCACTAACTTTGCCTTTTTTG GGTGCAGAGGTACCAAGCCAGGAACAACCAGCA tGCCGTGAGAATGATGAAAGATTACTCAATCAGAAAACAGTCGAGTATATCCCAGTTCATTATGTGCTGAATAGCTTGAATAGCTCTCCTTTTTATGAACACAATTACTACCGATATAGACCAGCTGTACTAGTTAGTAATCAAAATATGCCTTATCCATATTATGGAAAACCAGCTGCACTTAGGGTACTCACTCAAATTCCTCAATGGCCAATCCTGCCAATTATCTACACACCCACTGTGGTACATCACCCACGCCCACAGTCATCACTTATTGCCATTCCCCCAAAGAAAATTCAGGATAAAACAGTCATCCCTACCATCAACACTATTGCTACTGTTGAGCCTACACTTATTCCTCCCATTGAACCCACCGTGGACTCTGCAGTCACTCCAGAAGCTTTGTCAGAATTCACCGTCACAAGCACACCTGAGACTACAACAGTTGCAGGCACTTCATTCATCGTCTAA